In Opitutaceae bacterium TAV5, one genomic interval encodes:
- the dnaK gene encoding molecular chaperone DnaK (heat shock protein 70; assists in folding of nascent polypeptide chains; refolding of misfolded proteins; utilizes ATPase activity to help fold; co-chaperones are DnaJ and GrpE; multiple copies in some bacteria) yields MSKILGIDLGTTNSCMAVMEGGEPVVIPNAEGARTTPSVVAFTKSGERLVGQAAKRQAVTNPKNTIFSAKRLIGRKFAEVRDEAKNLPFKVVEGKNGDAWIEAQVGDKVEQFAPQQISAFVLGKLKADAEAYLGEKITQAVITVPAYFNDAQRQATKDAGQIAGLEVKRIINEPTAASLAYGLDKKKDEKIAVFDLGGGTFDVSVLEIGDGVFEVKATNGDTRLGGDNWDEYLINWLVETFKKENGIDLRNDPMALQRLKEEAEKAKIALSSAQSYDINLPFITADASGPKHLNISLSRAKMEQICDSLFERCFTPFKNCVRDAGLTAEKIDELVLVGGMTRMPKVVDIARQLAGKTPHQGVNPDEVVAIGAAVQGGVLKGDVRDVLLLDVTPLTLAIETMGGVATPMIARNTTIPHKKTERFSTAADNQPSVEIVVTQGERPMSRDNKVLGTFKLDGIPPAPRGTPQIEVTFDIDANGILHVTAKDNGTGKEQKITIQGSSGLSKEEVERMTKDAEAHAAEDKNRAEAVKTRNELDGAVFSLDKALKDGGDKLPADVKTKVEGALAEARKALESNDDAQIKAALENLQKTGAEFYAQASQAAGAAGGGSPFPGGFPGADAAGGAPGADASGKTEKKADVVDADFEVVDEKKDDKS; encoded by the coding sequence ATGAGCAAAATCCTCGGCATCGATCTTGGCACCACCAACTCCTGCATGGCAGTCATGGAAGGCGGCGAGCCCGTGGTTATCCCCAATGCGGAAGGCGCCCGCACCACTCCTTCCGTCGTCGCCTTCACCAAGAGCGGTGAACGCCTCGTCGGCCAGGCCGCCAAGCGCCAGGCGGTCACCAACCCCAAGAACACCATCTTCTCGGCCAAGCGCCTCATCGGACGCAAATTCGCCGAAGTGCGCGACGAGGCCAAAAACCTCCCCTTCAAGGTCGTCGAAGGCAAGAACGGCGACGCCTGGATCGAAGCCCAGGTCGGCGACAAGGTGGAGCAATTCGCCCCGCAACAGATTTCCGCGTTCGTCCTTGGCAAGCTGAAGGCCGATGCCGAGGCGTATCTCGGTGAGAAAATCACCCAGGCCGTCATCACCGTGCCGGCCTACTTCAACGACGCCCAGCGGCAGGCCACCAAGGACGCCGGACAGATTGCCGGCCTCGAGGTCAAGCGCATCATCAACGAACCCACCGCCGCCTCCCTCGCCTACGGCCTCGACAAGAAGAAGGACGAAAAAATCGCCGTCTTCGACCTCGGCGGCGGCACCTTCGACGTCTCCGTCCTCGAAATCGGCGACGGCGTGTTCGAGGTCAAGGCCACCAACGGCGACACCCGGCTCGGCGGCGACAACTGGGACGAGTACCTCATCAACTGGCTCGTCGAGACCTTTAAAAAAGAAAACGGCATCGACCTGCGCAACGACCCGATGGCCCTCCAGCGCCTCAAGGAAGAAGCCGAGAAGGCCAAGATCGCCCTCTCCTCCGCGCAGAGCTACGACATCAACCTCCCCTTCATCACCGCCGACGCCTCCGGCCCCAAGCATCTCAACATCAGCCTCAGCCGCGCGAAGATGGAGCAGATCTGCGACAGCCTCTTCGAACGCTGCTTCACGCCCTTCAAGAACTGCGTCCGCGACGCCGGCCTCACCGCCGAAAAGATCGACGAACTCGTGCTCGTCGGCGGCATGACCCGCATGCCCAAGGTCGTCGACATCGCCCGCCAGCTCGCCGGCAAGACCCCCCACCAGGGCGTCAACCCCGACGAAGTCGTCGCCATCGGCGCGGCCGTCCAGGGCGGCGTGCTCAAGGGCGACGTGCGCGACGTGCTCCTCCTCGACGTCACCCCGCTCACCCTCGCCATCGAGACCATGGGCGGCGTGGCCACGCCGATGATCGCGCGCAACACCACCATCCCGCACAAGAAAACCGAGCGCTTCTCCACCGCCGCCGACAACCAGCCCTCGGTCGAGATCGTCGTCACCCAGGGCGAGCGCCCCATGTCCCGCGACAACAAGGTGCTCGGCACCTTCAAGCTCGACGGCATCCCGCCCGCTCCCCGCGGCACACCGCAGATCGAGGTCACTTTCGACATCGATGCCAACGGCATCCTCCACGTCACCGCCAAGGACAACGGCACCGGCAAGGAACAGAAGATCACCATCCAGGGCTCCTCCGGCCTCTCCAAGGAAGAAGTCGAGCGCATGACGAAAGACGCCGAGGCGCACGCCGCCGAAGACAAGAACCGCGCCGAAGCCGTCAAGACGCGCAACGAACTCGACGGCGCCGTCTTCTCCCTCGACAAGGCACTCAAGGACGGCGGCGACAAGCTCCCCGCCGACGTCAAGACCAAGGTCGAAGGCGCCCTCGCCGAAGCCCGCAAGGCGCTCGAGTCCAATGACGACGCGCAGATCAAGGCCGCCCTGGAAAACCTCCAGAAAACCGGCGCCGAGTTCTACGCCCAGGCCAGCCAGGCCGCCGGCGCGGCCGGTGGCGGTTCGCCCTTCCCGGGCGGCTTCCCCGGAGCCGACGCCGCCGGCGGCGCTCCCGGTGCCGACGCCTCGGGCAAGACCGAAAAAAAGGCCGACGTCGTCGACGCCGATTTCGAAGTCGTGGACGAGAAGAAGGACGACAAGAGCTGA
- the groEL gene encoding molecular chaperone GroEL (60 kDa chaperone family; promotes refolding of misfolded polypeptides especially under stressful conditions; forms two stacked rings of heptamers to form a barrel-shaped 14mer; ends can be capped by GroES; misfolded proteins enter the barrel where they are refolded when GroES binds; many bacteria have multiple copies of the groEL gene which are active under different environmental conditions; the B.japonicum protein in this cluster is expressed constitutively; in Rhodobacter, Corynebacterium and Rhizobium this protein is essential for growth) gives MAAKQLLFDEAARQKILRGVEVLARAVKVTLGPKGRNVVIDKKFGSPAVTKDGVTVAKEVELPDPYENIGAQLVKEVASKTNDSAGDGTTTATVLAEAVYKEGLKHVTAGANPIYLKRGIDKAVEAAVADLAKASKKVNAREEIRQVATVSANWDTTIGEIIADAMDKVGKDGTITVEEAKSIETTLDVVEGMQFDKGYLSPYFATNQESLEAVLEDAYVLIHEKKISSLNELLPLLQAVSKTGKPLLIIAEDVEGEALAALVVNKIRGVLNVAAVKAPGFGDRRKAILEDIAVLTGGKLLTEDLGIKLENVTVADLGKVKRVVIDKENTTIVEGAGKSSDIQGRVKQLRRQIDETTSDYDREKLQERLAKLAGGVAVINVGAATESEMKEKKQRVEDALHATRAAVEEGIVSGGGVALLRTAKAIDAVVATLEGDEKLGAGIIRRAVESPLKQLVANAGLEGAVVVQQVLSSKGSNGYNVATGAYEDLVKAGVVDPTKVTRIALQNAASIAGLLLTTEAIITDAPEDKKAPAAPAPGGGMDY, from the coding sequence ATGGCCGCCAAACAACTCCTCTTCGATGAGGCCGCCCGTCAGAAAATCCTCCGTGGTGTCGAAGTCCTCGCCCGCGCCGTCAAGGTCACCCTTGGTCCCAAGGGTCGCAATGTCGTCATCGACAAGAAATTCGGCTCGCCCGCCGTCACCAAGGACGGCGTGACCGTCGCCAAGGAAGTCGAGCTGCCCGATCCCTACGAAAACATCGGCGCCCAGCTCGTGAAGGAAGTCGCTTCCAAGACCAACGACTCCGCCGGCGACGGCACCACCACCGCCACCGTGCTCGCCGAGGCCGTCTACAAGGAAGGCCTCAAGCACGTCACCGCCGGCGCCAACCCGATCTACCTCAAGCGCGGTATCGACAAGGCCGTCGAGGCCGCCGTCGCCGATCTCGCCAAGGCCTCCAAAAAGGTCAACGCCCGCGAGGAGATCCGCCAGGTCGCCACCGTCTCCGCCAACTGGGACACCACCATCGGCGAGATCATCGCCGACGCCATGGACAAGGTCGGCAAGGACGGCACCATCACCGTCGAGGAAGCCAAGTCCATCGAGACCACCCTCGACGTCGTCGAAGGCATGCAGTTCGACAAGGGCTACCTCTCGCCCTACTTCGCCACCAACCAGGAGAGCCTCGAAGCCGTCCTCGAAGACGCCTACGTGCTCATCCACGAGAAGAAGATCAGCTCCCTCAACGAGCTCCTTCCTCTCCTGCAGGCGGTTTCCAAAACAGGAAAACCTCTCCTCATCATCGCTGAAGACGTCGAAGGCGAAGCCCTCGCCGCCCTCGTGGTGAACAAGATCCGCGGCGTGCTCAACGTGGCCGCCGTCAAGGCTCCCGGCTTCGGCGACCGCCGCAAGGCCATCCTCGAAGACATCGCCGTCCTCACCGGCGGCAAGCTCCTCACCGAGGACCTCGGCATCAAGCTCGAGAACGTCACCGTGGCCGACCTCGGCAAGGTCAAGCGCGTCGTCATCGACAAGGAAAACACCACCATCGTCGAAGGCGCCGGCAAGTCGTCCGACATCCAGGGCCGCGTCAAGCAGCTCCGCCGCCAGATCGACGAGACCACCAGCGACTACGACCGCGAGAAGCTCCAGGAGCGCCTCGCCAAGCTCGCCGGCGGCGTGGCCGTGATCAACGTCGGTGCCGCCACCGAATCCGAAATGAAAGAGAAGAAGCAGCGCGTCGAGGACGCCCTCCACGCGACCCGCGCGGCCGTCGAGGAAGGCATCGTCTCCGGCGGCGGCGTCGCCCTCCTGCGCACCGCCAAGGCCATCGACGCCGTCGTCGCGACGCTCGAAGGCGACGAGAAGCTCGGCGCCGGCATCATCCGCCGCGCGGTCGAGTCTCCTCTCAAGCAGCTCGTGGCGAACGCCGGCCTCGAAGGCGCGGTCGTCGTCCAGCAGGTGCTCTCCAGCAAGGGTTCCAACGGCTACAACGTGGCCACCGGCGCCTACGAAGACCTCGTGAAAGCCGGCGTGGTCGACCCGACGAAGGTCACCCGCATCGCGCTCCAGAACGCGGCATCCATCGCCGGTCTCCTCCTCACCACCGAAGCCATCATCACCGACGCTCCGGAAGACAAGAAGGCCCCGGCCGCCCCCGCCCCCGGCGGTGGCATGGACTACTGA
- a CDS encoding molecular chaperone GroES, which translates to MAKVKIKPIGDRVLVKHIEEKEQVRGGIIIPDSAKEKPQEAEVIAIGTGKKDENGKAVAFEVKVGDKVLISKYGGTEVKIENEKFTIVREDDILGVIA; encoded by the coding sequence ATGGCCAAAGTCAAAATCAAGCCCATCGGTGATCGCGTCCTCGTGAAGCACATCGAAGAGAAAGAACAAGTCCGCGGTGGCATCATCATCCCGGACTCCGCCAAGGAAAAGCCCCAGGAGGCCGAGGTCATCGCCATCGGCACCGGCAAGAAAGACGAGAACGGCAAAGCCGTCGCCTTCGAAGTGAAGGTCGGCGACAAGGTTCTCATCAGCAAATACGGCGGCACCGAAGTGAAGATCGAGAACGAGAAATTCACCATCGTCCGCGAAGACGACATCCTCGGCGTCATCGCCTGA
- a CDS encoding TonB-denpendent receptor, with product MNYRRRFQEMAAPAGLAFSVLTAPLAAATSTSAPDAASGARAGSLPLLLAPLVVTASRAPQPAGTLAVAADVLSADDLRASPSLAIDDALRSIPAFSLFRRSGSLTANPTAQGVSLRGLGPSGASRSLVLLDGVPLNDPFGGWVAWTKVPRLSLSAIEIVRGGGSGAWGNAALGGTVQLLTDAPGATAASAGPPGPPAARAVIEAAGGDFSTFGGELLFTGTAGASVAGAADNRFLSLRSVSLDAAAFTTGGVYLVRHPGSIDRPADLDYQRAQASVRTTLAGSADLVVTARAYAEDRGNGTPLQRNASHETFLAATLTNRPAAGAVATGGQPDYSLSLYFQKQSFESFFSSVSAARTTETPASDQYDVPATAAGAAFTATWGGPEDDTRFTAGADLRYVEGETREDYLYSAPLGDFTRRRFAGGEQVFAGGFVRYEYRFAPRWRGSLGARVDYWTNRDGHRREWDTTAPASAPLRDDRYSAADGVEFSPDAGLVWQAAQHLRVRGSVYQAFRVPTLNEYYRPFRVGPVTTEANPELSPETLTGGELGLDLGDERAGAALTLFVNELEDAVTNVTVAPDTRQRRNLDRVRVQGLEASVHARPHPSLYLRAGYLFSDARVTDPGAGAAELDGKRLAQVPRHTLSASLRWTAPGALEVNARLRWFSDQYEDDENTLRLAAATVFDLGLSRRFGRDLEVFVAVENLFDTEVQTGRTAAGVVSVGPPRQARAGVRWNW from the coding sequence ATGAACTACCGACGCAGATTCCAGGAGATGGCGGCCCCCGCGGGCCTTGCCTTCTCTGTCCTCACCGCGCCCCTGGCTGCCGCTACCTCCACCTCCGCGCCGGACGCCGCATCCGGCGCTCGGGCCGGGTCCTTGCCGCTCCTGCTCGCTCCGCTCGTCGTCACCGCCTCCCGCGCTCCGCAACCGGCCGGCACGCTCGCCGTGGCGGCGGATGTCCTGTCTGCCGACGACTTGCGCGCTTCCCCTTCGCTCGCGATCGACGATGCCCTGCGGAGCATCCCCGCCTTCAGTCTCTTTCGCCGGTCGGGCAGCCTCACGGCCAACCCCACCGCGCAAGGGGTCTCGCTCCGTGGACTCGGCCCCAGCGGCGCCAGCCGTTCGCTCGTTTTGCTCGACGGCGTGCCGCTCAACGATCCCTTCGGCGGCTGGGTCGCCTGGACCAAAGTCCCCCGCCTTTCGCTCTCCGCCATCGAGATCGTGCGCGGTGGCGGCTCCGGCGCCTGGGGGAACGCCGCCCTCGGCGGCACCGTGCAGCTTCTCACGGATGCGCCCGGGGCGACGGCCGCCTCCGCCGGCCCTCCCGGCCCGCCGGCCGCCCGCGCCGTGATCGAGGCCGCGGGGGGAGATTTCTCGACCTTTGGCGGGGAGCTCCTCTTCACCGGCACGGCGGGCGCCTCCGTCGCCGGCGCCGCCGACAACCGCTTCCTTTCGCTCCGTTCCGTTTCCCTCGATGCCGCCGCCTTCACGACCGGCGGCGTCTATCTGGTGCGCCATCCCGGGAGCATCGACCGTCCCGCCGACCTCGACTATCAGCGCGCCCAGGCCTCGGTCCGCACGACGCTGGCCGGGTCCGCGGATCTCGTCGTCACAGCGCGGGCCTACGCCGAGGATCGCGGCAACGGCACCCCGCTCCAGCGCAACGCCTCGCACGAAACCTTCCTCGCGGCCACGCTCACCAACCGGCCCGCGGCCGGAGCCGTTGCCACCGGCGGGCAACCCGATTACAGCCTTTCCCTCTATTTCCAGAAGCAGTCCTTCGAGAGCTTCTTTTCCTCGGTCAGCGCCGCCCGCACGACCGAGACGCCTGCCAGCGACCAGTACGACGTGCCCGCCACCGCCGCCGGCGCCGCGTTCACCGCCACGTGGGGCGGGCCGGAGGACGACACCCGTTTCACGGCGGGCGCGGACCTCCGCTACGTGGAAGGGGAGACGCGCGAGGATTACCTCTACTCCGCTCCGCTCGGCGATTTCACGCGGCGGCGTTTCGCCGGAGGCGAACAGGTTTTTGCCGGCGGCTTCGTGCGCTATGAATACCGGTTTGCCCCGCGCTGGCGCGGTTCGCTCGGCGCCCGCGTCGACTACTGGACCAACCGCGACGGCCATCGCCGCGAGTGGGACACCACCGCGCCCGCGTCCGCGCCGCTCCGCGACGACCGTTACTCCGCCGCGGACGGCGTCGAGTTCAGCCCCGACGCCGGGCTCGTCTGGCAGGCCGCGCAACACCTCCGCGTCCGCGGCTCCGTTTACCAGGCGTTTCGCGTGCCCACGCTCAACGAATATTACCGCCCCTTTCGCGTCGGCCCCGTCACCACGGAGGCCAACCCGGAGCTTTCACCGGAAACGCTCACCGGCGGCGAACTCGGCCTCGATCTCGGCGACGAGCGGGCCGGCGCCGCGCTCACGCTTTTTGTCAACGAACTCGAGGACGCCGTCACCAACGTCACCGTCGCGCCCGACACCCGCCAGCGGCGCAACCTCGACCGCGTCCGCGTGCAAGGCCTGGAAGCCTCGGTTCACGCCCGCCCGCATCCCTCGCTGTATCTGCGAGCCGGATACCTCTTCAGCGACGCCCGCGTGACCGACCCCGGCGCGGGAGCCGCCGAGCTCGACGGCAAGCGGCTCGCCCAGGTGCCCCGGCATACGCTGTCCGCCTCGCTGCGCTGGACGGCTCCGGGCGCTCTCGAGGTCAATGCCCGCCTGCGCTGGTTCAGCGACCAGTACGAGGACGACGAGAACACCCTCCGCCTGGCCGCCGCCACCGTCTTCGACCTCGGCCTCTCGCGCCGTTTCGGCCGCGACCTGGAGGTTTTTGTGGCGGTGGAAAATCTTTTCGACACCGAGGTCCAGACCGGCCGCACCGCCGCCGGCGTGGTCAGCGTCGGCCCGCCCCGGCAGGCCCGCGCCGGGGTGCGCTGGAACTGGTGA
- a CDS encoding autotransporter gives MKSPSSSFPVPTTPASGVSLATQFTTAALLGAICLTLQPSTQAATALWSPSGASTNLGGATNWSPSVIPGTTDEVLFSSVTTNLTTADALTWGNLIWNADTSTTISISNTPSSNKLLTLSGGGGSTAAIASGGQTGDLLLLGNNMTNGTLTISGTPNQNGARLIIALGNDGAFNVKNTAATLIITSEIRGNNVNLAKTGAGTLTLSGANTFGTDAGKTFTIFDGTVNANSATSLGRGDVILAGGRLTINEAATGSINIRSGKTFSMSGGTLSFSFENTSSHDQIVSLGGNVTFGITGGTIDLTNSISDYSVTYTLFKDFGSGSIADLQIINYDTANYTASLGSNGVLSFMANTVPEPSTWAAITGGLALALATLRRRVNARKTSET, from the coding sequence ATGAAGTCACCCAGTTCATCATTCCCCGTACCCACCACGCCCGCCTCGGGTGTTTCGCTTGCCACCCAATTCACAACCGCAGCCCTGCTCGGTGCCATATGCCTGACTTTGCAGCCGTCAACTCAAGCAGCGACGGCACTATGGAGTCCATCGGGAGCATCAACCAACCTTGGCGGAGCAACCAACTGGAGCCCCAGCGTAATCCCCGGCACCACGGACGAAGTGCTCTTTTCGTCCGTTACTACCAACCTGACAACGGCGGACGCCTTGACGTGGGGAAATCTGATCTGGAATGCCGACACCTCCACGACCATTTCGATTTCGAACACCCCCAGCAGTAACAAGCTTCTGACGCTCAGCGGAGGCGGTGGCAGCACGGCCGCGATTGCCTCCGGAGGGCAGACCGGCGATTTGCTTCTGCTCGGCAACAACATGACAAACGGCACCCTGACGATTTCCGGCACCCCCAATCAGAATGGCGCCCGGTTGATCATAGCCCTCGGAAACGATGGTGCATTCAATGTCAAAAACACCGCGGCCACCCTGATAATCACCAGCGAAATCCGTGGTAACAACGTCAACCTCGCCAAGACCGGTGCCGGCACGCTCACCCTGAGTGGGGCCAACACATTCGGCACCGACGCTGGCAAAACCTTCACCATCTTCGATGGCACCGTGAATGCCAACAGCGCCACCTCCCTCGGACGGGGTGATGTGATCCTTGCAGGCGGCAGACTCACCATCAACGAAGCCGCCACCGGCTCAATCAACATCAGGTCCGGCAAGACATTTTCCATGAGTGGCGGCACACTGAGCTTCTCCTTCGAAAATACCTCCAGCCACGATCAGATTGTCAGTCTCGGCGGAAACGTCACCTTTGGCATCACCGGCGGCACCATCGACCTCACCAACAGCATCTCCGACTACAGCGTGACCTACACCCTGTTCAAAGACTTCGGCTCCGGTTCCATCGCTGATCTCCAGATCATCAATTACGACACCGCCAACTACACCGCCAGCCTTGGCAGCAACGGCGTCCTCTCCTTCATGGCCAACACCGTTCCCGAACCCTCCACCTGGGCGGCAATCACCGGCGGCCTTGCACTGGCGCTCGCCACCTTGCGCCGTCGCGTCAATGCCCGGAAAACCTCTGAAACCTGA
- a CDS encoding transcriptional regulator: protein MKKRITIREIAARVGLHYSSVSLALRNDPCLPEKTRAKIKKLATKMGYVPDAALGALAAYRNSRRPHPVHSELAYLTDRAPDEPFSAAIRHYAQKQAAHLGYNLVEYNLASGDTRDLHRLQAIWWNRGVRGIMIGPVDTPAPLAGVTWEKWPVVAYGYTVPEPHFNRAVLDHFQNMLLHLKLLREKGYSRIGFILLPNIEHNTAGRIHAAWLYDHQILHPKSVPIPILDHDPQNPNVIEKWIQSNSIDVIIAYLEQYDLLAARGWRFPEDIGFSLLTRKNYHKQGVKISGFDTKTESLAANTIHFLVSLIHEQACGVLDIPRHYMISGKFHEGETLRPTPRQTPAKKRNIIA, encoded by the coding sequence ATGAAAAAGCGGATCACCATCCGGGAAATCGCAGCCCGCGTCGGCCTGCACTATTCCTCCGTTTCGCTCGCTCTGCGCAACGATCCCTGCCTCCCGGAAAAAACGCGCGCGAAAATCAAGAAACTCGCCACCAAAATGGGCTACGTCCCCGACGCCGCCCTCGGCGCGCTCGCCGCCTACCGCAACTCCCGCCGCCCCCATCCCGTCCACAGCGAACTCGCCTACCTCACCGACCGCGCTCCCGACGAACCCTTTTCCGCTGCCATCCGCCACTACGCACAAAAACAAGCCGCCCACCTTGGTTACAACCTCGTTGAATACAACCTCGCCAGCGGCGACACCCGCGACCTCCACCGCCTGCAGGCCATCTGGTGGAATCGCGGCGTGCGTGGCATCATGATCGGTCCCGTGGACACCCCTGCCCCCCTGGCCGGAGTGACCTGGGAAAAATGGCCCGTTGTCGCCTATGGCTACACTGTGCCCGAACCCCATTTCAACCGGGCGGTGCTGGATCATTTCCAGAACATGCTGCTCCATCTGAAACTGCTCCGCGAAAAAGGCTACTCGCGCATCGGCTTCATTCTTCTCCCCAACATCGAACACAACACCGCCGGCCGCATTCATGCCGCATGGCTCTACGATCATCAAATTTTGCATCCCAAGTCAGTCCCGATCCCCATTCTCGACCACGATCCACAGAATCCGAATGTAATAGAAAAATGGATACAGTCAAACAGCATCGACGTCATCATCGCTTATCTGGAGCAATACGACCTCCTTGCTGCGCGCGGCTGGCGGTTTCCCGAAGATATCGGTTTTTCCCTGCTCACTCGAAAAAACTATCACAAGCAGGGTGTAAAAATTTCCGGATTCGACACCAAGACGGAAAGCCTCGCCGCCAACACCATTCACTTCCTGGTTTCCCTCATTCACGAACAAGCCTGCGGCGTCCTCGACATCCCGCGCCACTACATGATCTCCGGCAAATTCCACGAAGGCGAAACCCTCCGTCCTACTCCACGCCAGACGCCTGCCAAAAAACGCAACATCATCGCCTGA
- a CDS encoding Fis family transcriptional regulator, which translates to MPPDTTGGRALQPPSCRLVGELDLLHEIVEALGEGGELHEATRRMFAKLADTKHLRRGLLTILNRETGNLLIEALDPEAGPGAAKQAPRSPAPAPCRVGEGIIGRALADGGARCIPDLHTLPPGDFSPWEKTWFGDLSGPAALLIVPIRHGEEVLGALSFIRPPAPPAIIETDLRFLALVAGQVGLAVRFRQITQERLDTLRQENERLQEQIKRSFIPEGMIGKSSAMRMVYFHVDQVADSKTTVLIRGETGVGKERVAQAIWQGGSRKNRPFVRVNCAALPESIIESELFGHEKGAFTGALALRKGRFELAHTGTLFLDEIGEISMATQAKLLRVLQEGVFERVGGAQPIKVDVRVITATNRNLEEMIEQGKFRLDLYYRINVFPIYVPPLRERRSDLLELSDHFLEKYSRQNGKRVVRISTPAIDMLMAYHWPGNVRELENIIERAVLLAQDGVIHGYHLPPTLQTAESSGTASPQTLQETLDAVEREMIVEALKSSRGVMARAARQLGITERTMGLRVKTLAIEPRRFREDPDLSAS; encoded by the coding sequence ATGCCGCCCGACACGACCGGCGGACGGGCTCTCCAGCCGCCGTCATGCCGCCTCGTCGGCGAACTCGACCTCCTTCATGAAATCGTCGAGGCCCTCGGCGAGGGCGGCGAACTGCACGAGGCCACCCGGCGCATGTTCGCCAAGCTCGCCGATACCAAACACCTCCGGCGCGGCCTCCTTACCATCCTCAATCGCGAAACCGGCAACCTCCTCATCGAAGCCCTCGATCCCGAAGCCGGACCCGGCGCCGCCAAACAGGCGCCCCGCTCGCCCGCCCCGGCTCCCTGTCGCGTCGGCGAAGGCATCATCGGACGCGCGCTCGCCGACGGAGGTGCCCGCTGCATCCCCGACCTCCACACCCTGCCACCCGGCGATTTCAGCCCGTGGGAAAAAACCTGGTTCGGCGACCTCTCCGGCCCGGCCGCCCTGCTGATCGTGCCCATCCGGCACGGCGAGGAAGTCCTTGGCGCGCTCAGCTTCATCCGCCCGCCCGCGCCTCCTGCCATTATCGAAACCGACCTGCGCTTTCTCGCTCTCGTCGCCGGCCAGGTCGGCCTCGCCGTGCGCTTCCGGCAAATCACCCAGGAACGCCTCGACACCCTGCGCCAGGAAAACGAACGCCTCCAGGAGCAGATCAAGCGCAGCTTCATCCCCGAGGGCATGATCGGCAAATCCTCCGCCATGCGCATGGTCTATTTCCACGTGGACCAGGTCGCCGACAGCAAGACCACCGTCCTCATCCGCGGCGAGACCGGCGTCGGCAAGGAGCGCGTGGCCCAGGCCATCTGGCAAGGCGGCTCGCGCAAGAACCGCCCCTTCGTCCGCGTCAACTGCGCCGCGCTCCCCGAAAGCATCATCGAGAGCGAACTGTTCGGGCACGAGAAAGGCGCCTTCACCGGCGCGCTCGCCCTGCGCAAGGGCCGCTTCGAACTCGCCCACACCGGCACGCTTTTTCTCGACGAGATCGGCGAGATCTCCATGGCCACGCAGGCCAAGCTCCTGCGCGTGCTCCAGGAAGGCGTCTTCGAACGCGTCGGCGGCGCCCAGCCCATCAAGGTCGACGTGCGCGTCATCACCGCCACCAACCGCAACCTCGAGGAGATGATCGAACAGGGAAAATTCCGCCTCGATCTCTATTATCGCATCAACGTCTTCCCCATCTACGTGCCGCCGCTGCGCGAGCGCCGCAGCGACCTGCTCGAGCTCTCTGACCATTTTCTGGAAAAATATTCGCGCCAGAACGGCAAGCGCGTGGTCCGCATTTCCACGCCCGCCATCGACATGCTCATGGCCTACCACTGGCCCGGCAACGTGCGTGAACTGGAAAACATCATCGAGCGCGCCGTGCTCCTCGCGCAGGACGGCGTCATTCACGGCTATCACCTGCCGCCCACGCTCCAGACGGCCGAGTCCTCCGGCACCGCCTCGCCGCAGACCCTCCAGGAAACGCTCGATGCCGTGGAGCGCGAGATGATCGTCGAGGCGCTCAAGTCGAGCCGCGGCGTCATGGCCAGGGCCGCCCGCCAGCTCGGCATCACCGAGCGCACCATGGGCCTGCGCGTGAAGACCCTCGCCATCGAACCCCGCCGCTTCCGCGAGGACCCCGACCTTTCCGCCTCCTGA